A genome region from Manis pentadactyla isolate mManPen7 chromosome 5, mManPen7.hap1, whole genome shotgun sequence includes the following:
- the MED28 gene encoding mediator of RNA polymerase II transcription subunit 28: MAAPLGGMFSGQPPGPPPPPQGLPGQASLLQAAPGSSRTSNTTLVDELESSFEACFASLVSQDYVNGTDQEEIRTGVDQCIQKFLDIARQTECFFLQKRLQLSVQKPEQVIKEDVSELRNELQRKDALVQKHLTKLRHWQQVLEDINVQHKKPAEIPPGSLAYLEQASANIPAPMKPA, from the exons ATGGCGGCTCCGCTAGGTGGGATGTTCTCGGGACAGCCCCCTGGACCCCCGCCACCCCCGCAGGGACTCCCGGGCCAGGCTTCGCTTCTTCAGGCCGCACCAGGTTCTTCTAGAACTTCTAACACTACCTTGGTGGATGAGTTGGAGTCGTCTTTCGAG GCTTGCTTTGCTTCTCTGGTGAGTCAGGACTATGTCAATGGCACAGATCAGGAAGAGATTCGAACTG gtgttgATCAGTGTATCCAGAAATTTCTGGATATTGCAAGACAGACAGAGTGTTTTTTCCTACAAAAAAGATTGCAGTTATCTGTCCAGAAACCAGAGCAAGTTATCAAAGAG GATGTCTCAGAACTAAGGAATGAATTACAGCGGAAAGATGCCCTGGTCCAGAAGCACTTGACAAAACTGAGGCATTGGCAGCAGGTGCTGGAGGACATCAACGTGCAGCACAAGAAGCCGGCGGAAATCCCTCCGGGCTCCTTGGCCTACCTCGAGCAGGCGTCTGCTAATATCCCCGCGCCTATGAAGCCGGCGTGA